The Cyclobacteriaceae bacterium genome includes a region encoding these proteins:
- a CDS encoding TonB-dependent receptor: MKKLFILIFFTAFAFQVFSQDSLVTKKLDPVVIKGKIWSDIMRLPAEQGTNIWAGKKSEVINLQNINANIAEKTGRQIFAKIPGVFVYDMDGTGNQTNISTRGLDPHRGWEYNIRRNGTITNSDIYGYPASHYSMPMEAIERIELVRGTGSLQYGAQFGGMLNYITKAPDTTRRLGFESVNSVGSFGLMSTYNAVSGKIGKFQYRAYYTKRISKGYRNNSDTDYDAQSLLVSYSPSNRLKFTMEVGRSNYVYHIPGPLTDSMFNANPKQSIRSRNYFNPEIYVPSLKMEWSPSAGTKVLLTTSAVLGYRNSVQFDRPADIVDAINPATLTYAARQVDIDNFNSYTSELRILHSYSFMNVNNTIAAGVQYVNNDLHRQQLGKGTTGTGFDLTLTEPAFGRDMHLKSTNVAFFAENKIQVLPNLVLNPGVRLESGESVFSGVINYYDPGQIPNTIKHQFPLFGINCEYNLKQIGSFYAGFAQAYRPVILKEIIASSIYERVDKNLKDAAGYNLEAGFRGNTSNFKWDVGVFRLVYNNRLGSQSVLEDGVFYLYRTNIGNSVTEGAEIFLEYGVDFAKDAKISFFTSTALFNGRYTDAQIKVGDTNVSVNGNKLESVPDIITRNGVTIRRSGASVSFLYSYTGETFADALNTRKPSANGSVGLVPSYGILDINSSFRVSSQLMFRINVNNVLDQQYFTKRPTFYPGPGVWSSDGRSISFTVGFTL, encoded by the coding sequence ATGAAAAAACTTTTCATATTAATATTTTTTACTGCCTTCGCTTTTCAGGTATTCTCACAGGATTCTCTTGTTACCAAAAAACTGGATCCTGTAGTAATCAAAGGAAAGATATGGTCGGATATCATGCGATTGCCGGCTGAACAAGGAACCAATATTTGGGCGGGGAAGAAAAGTGAAGTGATCAATCTTCAAAATATCAATGCCAATATTGCTGAAAAGACAGGGCGCCAGATCTTTGCAAAGATCCCGGGAGTGTTTGTTTATGATATGGATGGAACGGGTAATCAAACCAACATTTCAACCAGAGGACTCGATCCTCACCGTGGATGGGAATATAATATCCGCAGAAATGGAACGATTACAAATTCAGACATCTATGGTTATCCGGCAAGTCATTACAGCATGCCGATGGAAGCAATTGAACGAATAGAATTAGTTCGTGGCACTGGTTCACTTCAGTATGGTGCACAGTTTGGCGGTATGCTGAACTATATAACTAAAGCTCCTGATACAACAAGGAGATTGGGTTTTGAAAGTGTTAATTCCGTCGGCTCCTTTGGTTTGATGAGCACATACAACGCCGTTAGTGGTAAGATCGGGAAATTTCAATACAGGGCTTATTACACGAAGCGTATCTCGAAGGGTTACCGCAATAATAGCGATACTGACTATGATGCCCAATCTTTATTAGTAAGCTATTCACCTTCCAATAGATTAAAATTTACAATGGAGGTAGGTCGTTCAAACTATGTCTATCACATTCCAGGGCCACTAACCGATAGCATGTTTAATGCAAACCCAAAACAATCGATACGTTCAAGAAATTATTTTAATCCGGAGATCTATGTTCCTTCATTGAAAATGGAGTGGAGTCCTTCTGCAGGAACGAAAGTTCTATTAACAACCTCAGCGGTGCTGGGATACCGCAACAGCGTACAGTTTGACAGACCTGCTGATATTGTAGATGCAATCAATCCCGCTACTCTGACATATGCAGCCAGACAGGTCGATATTGATAATTTTAATAGTTATACCTCCGAGTTGAGGATTTTACATTCTTATTCTTTTATGAATGTAAATAATACCATTGCCGCCGGGGTTCAGTATGTAAATAATGATCTTCACCGTCAGCAGTTAGGTAAAGGAACTACCGGTACTGGTTTTGATTTAACGTTGACAGAGCCTGCCTTTGGCCGGGATATGCATTTAAAGTCAACGAACGTTGCTTTTTTTGCAGAGAATAAAATTCAGGTTTTGCCAAACCTGGTATTGAATCCTGGTGTGAGACTGGAATCAGGAGAATCCGTATTTTCAGGTGTGATCAATTATTATGATCCGGGTCAAATCCCTAACACCATCAAGCATCAATTCCCGCTTTTTGGAATTAACTGTGAATATAACCTTAAGCAAATAGGTTCTTTTTATGCAGGATTTGCCCAAGCGTACCGTCCAGTGATTTTAAAGGAGATTATAGCTTCTTCTATTTACGAACGTGTTGATAAAAATTTGAAGGATGCTGCAGGATACAATCTTGAAGCGGGTTTTCGTGGGAATACCTCAAACTTCAAATGGGATGTAGGAGTTTTCAGACTGGTATACAACAATCGTCTTGGAAGTCAGTCCGTGCTGGAAGATGGAGTATTCTATCTGTACCGTACTAACATTGGAAATTCAGTTACGGAGGGAGCAGAGATTTTTCTTGAGTATGGAGTGGATTTTGCAAAGGATGCGAAGATTTCATTCTTTACGTCTACTGCATTGTTTAACGGACGATATACAGATGCTCAGATTAAAGTAGGAGACACAAATGTTTCTGTTAATGGAAATAAACTTGAAAGTGTTCCTGACATTATTACACGTAACGGTGTTACTATCCGTAGGTCAGGAGCAAGCGTTTCATTTCTCTACAGTTACACTGGTGAGACCTTTGCGGATGCCCTGAATACACGGAAGCCATCAGCAAATGGTTCTGTTGGTTTAGTGCCATCCTACGGTATACTGGATATAAATTCTTCATTCAGGGTTTCAAGTCAGCTCATGTTCAGAATCAACGTGAACAATGTGCTGGATCAGCAGTACTTTACAAAGAGACCAACATTTTACCCAGGTCCTGGAGTCTGGTCTTCTGATGGAAGATCGATCAGCTTTACAGTAGGGTTTACACTTTAA
- a CDS encoding potassium/proton antiporter produces the protein MKLSVENVLLFGSVLLFISVIASKTSFKFGIPTLILFLIVGMLAGSDGPGGIYFNDPKIAQFLGVVALTFILFSGGLDTKWESVKPVLRNGISLSTIGVFITTVSVGLFCSYLLNFTVPEGLLLGAIVSSTDAAAVFSILRSRSIGLKGTIRPLLEFESGSNDAMAYFLTISFIYLVQEQDASIVSLIPKFFTGMILGAASGYFFGRVMIWVVNKIKLDIVGLYPVLILSLVFFTFSFTDTIGGNGFLAVYISAIILGNSNFIHKKSMMKFYDGQAWLMQIVMFLTLGLLVFPLQIVPIIPQGLLISLFLILVARPLSVFIALSFAHDLNFRKKLFISWVGLRGAAPIVFATYPLLAHIHYADMIFNLVFFISLSSVLLQGTTLPLMAKWLHVSVPPKLKRKFPLDIELKDDSRSELIELDIPEDSPAVGKAVVQLKLPKTALIVLIHREDKYLTADGDTIIQPMDHLLIMADNTDTVKKVLECFAVA, from the coding sequence ATGAAATTATCTGTTGAAAATGTATTACTCTTTGGATCTGTCCTCTTGTTCATCAGTGTTATTGCAAGCAAGACGTCATTCAAATTTGGAATACCAACACTTATTCTTTTTCTCATAGTAGGAATGCTGGCCGGATCGGATGGTCCCGGAGGAATTTATTTTAATGATCCGAAAATTGCTCAATTCCTTGGGGTTGTAGCACTTACTTTCATTCTCTTTTCCGGCGGACTTGATACTAAGTGGGAAAGTGTAAAGCCCGTCTTACGAAATGGAATTTCATTATCCACCATCGGAGTTTTTATTACGACCGTCTCGGTCGGTCTATTTTGTTCGTACTTGTTAAACTTTACAGTTCCGGAGGGTCTTCTTCTTGGTGCCATTGTATCCTCGACAGATGCCGCGGCAGTTTTTTCCATTCTAAGATCACGAAGTATTGGATTAAAAGGGACCATACGACCCTTGCTCGAATTTGAAAGTGGAAGCAATGACGCAATGGCTTATTTTCTTACCATCAGCTTCATTTATCTCGTCCAGGAGCAGGATGCATCCATTGTAAGTCTGATTCCAAAATTCTTTACAGGGATGATACTAGGTGCTGCCAGCGGATACTTTTTCGGAAGAGTTATGATCTGGGTTGTTAACAAGATCAAACTTGATATTGTCGGCCTTTATCCTGTATTAATTCTTTCTCTTGTATTCTTCACATTCTCATTTACAGATACTATTGGGGGAAATGGATTCCTTGCTGTTTACATCTCAGCGATCATTCTTGGGAACAGCAACTTTATTCATAAAAAAAGTATGATGAAGTTTTATGATGGGCAAGCCTGGCTTATGCAAATCGTTATGTTCCTTACGCTGGGTCTACTTGTATTTCCATTGCAGATCGTTCCAATTATTCCACAGGGCTTACTGATCTCTCTCTTTCTTATTTTGGTCGCCAGACCGCTGTCAGTCTTTATAGCATTATCCTTTGCTCATGATCTGAACTTCAGGAAAAAACTTTTCATTTCGTGGGTAGGATTAAGGGGGGCTGCCCCTATCGTATTTGCAACTTATCCCCTGCTCGCACATATTCATTATGCAGACATGATCTTCAATCTTGTCTTTTTCATTTCTCTTTCCTCGGTGCTTCTGCAGGGGACTACTTTGCCTCTTATGGCAAAATGGCTTCATGTGAGCGTACCTCCAAAGTTGAAAAGAAAATTTCCGTTGGATATTGAGTTAAAGGATGATTCACGTTCGGAGCTTATTGAGCTGGACATTCCTGAAGATTCACCAGCTGTTGGCAAGGCTGTCGTACAACTAAAACTTCCCAAGACCGCACTCATTGTTCTCATTCATCGCGAGGACAAATATCTCACCGCTGATGGTGATACCATTATTCAACCGATGGACCACTTGCTAATCATGGCTGATAATACCGACACAGTCAAAAAAGTCTTAGAGTGTTTTGCTGTTGCTTAG
- a CDS encoding phosphatase PAP2 family protein, protein MRSIHFSKIAVLFFAVVLLPISCKDIDNSEHLVAQAPLSIDANAGTWAPVFLNPINQIAVPAPTLVGSAAYLAELATIKDLQSKLTPAQKKSIEYWSVGGILRWNQIFRALVARYNLPPAPNPDGSYPGPDAENPFADPGFPFSNPPYAARAYSYASVAQYDALKAAWYYKYQYNRPAPYNVDPAIQSLMPKTDLPSYPSEDAVMSGAAADILKSLFPAAIEEITLKAGEQRSAALWAGKATPSDITAGLNLGKAVAAVFIARAGGDGMRNAIGSKPLWDGLKANAESRQDVAWLSQDLPPRPPMLPFFGLNGVNGASVKCWSMTTQNIIDVRPVPPPVAGSSEMAKELAEVKFYADNLDRGRLAIVHKWADGVGTYSPPGHWNDIAEEYIRDARFSEVRAARAFALLNMSMHDAVVACWDTKYFYFNARPAQLDPTIKTSTGLPNFPSYVSGHSTFSASAATVLSYLFPAGAKDFNTMSEEAAMSRLYSAIHYRTDCVAGTELGTKVAGFTVAFANGDGAN, encoded by the coding sequence ATGAGATCAATTCATTTTTCAAAAATCGCAGTTCTTTTTTTCGCAGTTGTATTGCTGCCGATCAGCTGCAAGGACATTGACAACAGTGAGCATTTAGTAGCACAGGCTCCGCTTAGCATTGATGCAAATGCAGGAACATGGGCTCCTGTGTTTTTGAATCCAATCAATCAGATTGCTGTACCAGCACCGACACTTGTAGGATCAGCTGCTTATCTCGCTGAGCTTGCAACGATCAAAGATCTTCAGAGCAAACTGACGCCAGCGCAAAAGAAATCTATTGAGTACTGGAGTGTAGGAGGAATTCTTCGTTGGAATCAAATCTTCCGTGCTTTAGTAGCACGTTACAACCTTCCTCCAGCACCAAATCCAGATGGAAGCTATCCTGGGCCTGATGCTGAGAATCCATTTGCTGATCCGGGATTTCCTTTTTCAAATCCTCCCTATGCCGCAAGAGCTTATAGCTACGCATCGGTAGCACAGTATGATGCGTTGAAAGCAGCATGGTATTATAAATATCAATATAACAGACCTGCACCTTACAATGTAGATCCGGCGATCCAATCATTGATGCCAAAAACCGACCTGCCTTCATATCCATCAGAAGATGCAGTAATGTCAGGAGCAGCTGCAGATATTTTGAAATCATTATTTCCAGCTGCTATTGAAGAAATTACATTGAAAGCAGGCGAGCAACGTAGTGCTGCTCTTTGGGCTGGTAAAGCAACACCAAGCGATATTACCGCTGGACTTAACCTTGGAAAAGCAGTTGCCGCCGTATTCATTGCCCGCGCTGGTGGCGACGGAATGAGAAATGCAATTGGTTCGAAACCATTATGGGATGGCTTGAAAGCAAATGCTGAGAGCAGACAGGATGTTGCCTGGTTGAGCCAGGACTTGCCTCCTCGTCCTCCGATGCTTCCCTTCTTTGGTTTAAATGGAGTAAATGGAGCTTCGGTAAAATGCTGGAGCATGACAACTCAGAATATTATCGATGTTCGACCAGTTCCTCCACCAGTTGCAGGTTCCTCTGAAATGGCAAAGGAACTTGCTGAAGTAAAATTCTATGCTGATAATCTTGACAGAGGTAGACTTGCTATTGTACATAAGTGGGCTGACGGAGTTGGAACTTACTCTCCTCCAGGACACTGGAATGATATTGCTGAGGAATACATCCGTGACGCGCGTTTTAGTGAGGTGAGAGCAGCTCGTGCCTTTGCATTGCTCAACATGTCAATGCATGACGCGGTTGTTGCTTGCTGGGACACAAAGTACTTTTATTTCAATGCAAGACCAGCACAATTGGATCCTACAATCAAGACCAGCACAGGTTTGCCAAACTTTCCATCATATGTTTCAGGACACTCAACATTTTCAGCTTCAGCGGCAACGGTGTTAAGTTATCTTTTCCCTGCAGGGGCAAAGGATTTTAATACCATGTCTGAAGAAGCTGCTATGTCAAGATTGTATAGCGCAATTCACTATCGTACGGATTGTGTAGCAGGAACTGAATTAGGAACTAAAGTTGCAGGGTTCACAGTTGCATTTGCTAACGGTGACGGTGCTAATTAA
- a CDS encoding VOC family protein — translation MVTRLSHVSVFVLNQDSAYDFYVNKLGFKVHTDAPMGPGARWLTVTPPEQPELEITLMAIEAGMMFNKETAEQMRNLVSKGTFGFGVFQCKDIYATYEELKAKGIEFKKAPKEEFYGLEALFKDDSGNWFSLVQK, via the coding sequence ATGGTAACAAGATTATCGCACGTAAGTGTGTTTGTCCTCAATCAGGACAGCGCCTATGATTTTTATGTTAATAAACTAGGCTTTAAGGTCCATACAGATGCACCTATGGGGCCGGGTGCACGGTGGCTAACGGTTACTCCACCAGAGCAACCTGAACTCGAAATTACATTGATGGCCATTGAAGCGGGGATGATGTTTAATAAAGAAACTGCGGAACAAATGAGAAATCTCGTGAGCAAAGGAACCTTTGGCTTCGGAGTGTTTCAATGTAAGGACATCTATGCAACGTATGAAGAGCTCAAGGCAAAAGGCATAGAATTTAAGAAAGCTCCAAAAGAGGAATTCTACGGACTTGAAGCTTTGTTTAAAGACGACTCCGGGAACTGGTTTAGTCTTGTACAAAAATAA
- a CDS encoding lipid A deacylase LpxR family protein codes for MSSFRMIDSKRYIRFNYENDYFTATDYYFTQGMNLEVVAPSYSKFPISKALFTPRSSGSQYGISIEHNGYTPTSIESNTILYGDRPFAAALMLKTFALSVDSVRHIRTTSSLTLGVIGPAAGGYEMQKAIHSWIKGQEPFGWQYQIQNDVVVNYEVGLEKNILSSGNNFIVNGFASARVGTLNTKISTGAVVMLGRLNGAIASVFSREKASSGKLKFHLYVQPVVNVVAYDATLQGGLFNSSSPYTISSGDVSHVTFQANYGGVLSFGSIHLDYFKTIISKEFESGMYHRWGGIRVGVNL; via the coding sequence ATGTCAAGTTTTCGAATGATTGATTCAAAAAGATATATCAGATTTAACTACGAGAACGACTACTTCACCGCTACTGATTACTATTTCACACAAGGGATGAATCTTGAAGTGGTGGCTCCATCTTATAGTAAGTTTCCTATCAGTAAGGCATTATTTACACCCCGAAGCTCTGGTAGTCAGTATGGGATTTCGATTGAGCATAACGGCTATACTCCAACGAGTATTGAAAGTAATACCATTTTATATGGAGACCGGCCGTTTGCCGCAGCCTTGATGTTGAAGACATTCGCCTTAAGTGTGGATTCAGTTCGTCACATTCGTACAACATCTTCATTAACATTAGGCGTCATTGGGCCAGCTGCTGGTGGATATGAAATGCAAAAAGCCATTCACTCATGGATAAAAGGTCAGGAGCCTTTTGGCTGGCAGTACCAAATTCAGAATGATGTAGTTGTTAATTATGAAGTTGGCCTGGAGAAGAATATTCTTTCATCAGGAAATAATTTTATTGTCAATGGTTTTGCGAGTGCAAGAGTAGGTACTCTTAATACAAAGATCTCAACCGGTGCTGTTGTGATGCTGGGTCGACTCAATGGGGCAATTGCTTCCGTTTTTTCCCGTGAAAAAGCATCGTCAGGAAAGTTGAAATTTCATTTATACGTACAACCAGTTGTGAATGTGGTCGCCTATGACGCAACGCTTCAGGGAGGGTTATTTAATAGCTCAAGCCCCTATACGATTTCTTCTGGTGATGTCTCTCATGTTACATTTCAGGCTAATTATGGAGGAGTGCTCAGCTTTGGGTCTATTCATCTTGACTATTTCAAAACCATTATCAGTAAGGAATTTGAATCAGGGATGTATCACCGATGGGGTGGGATCCGTGTGGGTGTGAATTTGTGA
- the rsmG gene encoding 16S rRNA (guanine(527)-N(7))-methyltransferase RsmG, whose product MTTITQYFPYLTEQQRNQFEKLGPLYKEWNEKINVISRKDIENLYVNHVLHSLGIAKVISFLPEANVLDVGTGGGFPGIPLAILFPHTQFHLVDSIGKKITVVKEVAQGLGLTNVIAEQNRAEQLKLKYDFIVSRAVTQMQEFYGWVNNKIKPKSLHTIDNGILYLKGGDLDEEMDKLKRPYSLYDLPTFFKEDFFETKKVVYMPL is encoded by the coding sequence ATCACTACCATTACCCAATACTTCCCATATCTTACAGAACAACAACGTAATCAATTTGAAAAACTGGGACCTCTGTATAAGGAATGGAATGAAAAAATTAATGTCATATCCCGGAAGGACATTGAAAACCTGTATGTAAATCATGTACTGCACTCATTAGGGATTGCAAAAGTGATTTCCTTTTTACCGGAAGCAAATGTTCTTGATGTCGGAACAGGTGGCGGATTTCCAGGCATACCACTAGCAATTCTTTTCCCACATACACAGTTTCATCTGGTCGATTCTATCGGGAAAAAAATAACGGTTGTAAAAGAAGTTGCTCAGGGATTAGGCCTGACAAATGTTATCGCAGAACAGAATCGCGCAGAGCAACTCAAGTTAAAGTATGATTTTATTGTGAGTCGTGCAGTGACCCAGATGCAGGAATTTTATGGTTGGGTCAATAACAAGATCAAACCGAAATCCCTTCATACAATTGATAATGGAATATTGTACTTAAAGGGTGGAGATCTTGATGAAGAGATGGATAAACTGAAGCGACCCTATAGTCTTTACGACCTTCCAACATTCTTTAAGGAGGATTTTTTCGAGACTAAAAAGGTCGTTTACATGCCATTGTAG
- a CDS encoding glycosyltransferase family 39 protein: protein MPSRILYLILFSAILRIVVGASLELSNDEVYYFLYALDLQPNYFDHPPGVGILIRFFTGNLLFTSELFVRLGAIVGAALGTYISFKLGSLLKNERTGWFAAILYNTSIYTSVIAGTFIIPDSPQVIFWLASLWIGYQIILNAHQQQSSSFIHWILFGLLSGLAILCKVHGVFIWFGFGMYILLYKRSLLAKPGLYAAALITALVVSPILIWNIQNDFITYKFHSERVAVRESLIHLDYFIQTVGGQILYNNPVNVVLIFIGLWKVRSLKFMDSIALRFVLWNGLPMILVVTGMSLFNSILPHWSGPGFMVMALLAAAYLDEKSKGSSYSLPLILKSSAYLIVTAFVAAAILINFYPGTLGYRDKPRYGEGDFTLDMYGWKQFADQFSPWLVSQKKSGNLDNNIKIVSHKWFPAAHLDYYVALPHNISLVGVGRVTDLHQYFWLNNDRPTLMKGEDALCVVPSNYSINLDEAFLPYFSSLELLETFENSRSGEVVRYFSVYKLKDYQMTDEMHAAKGK from the coding sequence ATGCCATCCAGAATCCTTTATCTCATCCTCTTTTCAGCGATTTTGCGAATAGTTGTTGGGGCATCCCTTGAACTCAGCAACGATGAGGTTTATTACTTTCTATATGCTCTGGATCTTCAGCCAAATTACTTTGATCACCCACCCGGCGTCGGAATTCTGATTCGATTTTTTACGGGCAACTTATTATTTACCAGTGAATTATTTGTCAGGCTCGGAGCCATAGTGGGCGCAGCACTTGGTACTTACATTTCTTTCAAATTAGGAAGTCTTCTTAAGAATGAGAGAACAGGTTGGTTCGCTGCTATTCTGTACAACACCAGCATCTATACATCTGTTATTGCAGGAACCTTCATCATTCCCGACAGCCCTCAGGTGATTTTCTGGCTCGCATCATTATGGATAGGATATCAGATCATTTTGAATGCTCATCAGCAGCAATCATCATCATTTATCCATTGGATATTATTTGGCCTCCTGTCAGGTTTAGCTATTCTTTGCAAAGTTCATGGCGTCTTTATCTGGTTTGGATTTGGAATGTATATTCTGCTTTATAAAAGAAGTCTTCTTGCAAAGCCAGGACTCTATGCAGCGGCTCTCATTACAGCATTGGTTGTTAGCCCCATTCTCATCTGGAATATTCAAAACGATTTCATCACTTATAAATTTCATAGTGAACGTGTAGCAGTACGGGAGTCGCTTATTCATCTCGACTATTTTATTCAAACGGTCGGAGGTCAGATTCTGTATAATAATCCTGTCAATGTTGTTCTTATTTTTATCGGTTTGTGGAAAGTAAGAAGTCTTAAATTCATGGATAGTATTGCATTGCGATTTGTCTTATGGAACGGCCTTCCAATGATATTAGTTGTCACGGGAATGTCGTTGTTCAATTCCATTCTTCCACATTGGAGTGGCCCGGGATTTATGGTAATGGCCTTGCTTGCTGCTGCCTATCTCGACGAAAAATCCAAAGGCAGCTCATATTCACTTCCGTTAATTTTGAAATCAAGTGCTTATCTCATCGTCACCGCATTTGTCGCGGCTGCCATCCTGATAAATTTCTATCCAGGCACTTTGGGATATCGGGATAAGCCGAGATACGGTGAGGGTGACTTCACATTGGATATGTATGGTTGGAAACAGTTTGCTGATCAATTCAGTCCCTGGCTTGTCTCACAGAAAAAGTCAGGAAATCTGGATAATAATATTAAGATTGTTTCTCATAAATGGTTTCCTGCTGCGCACCTTGATTATTATGTGGCACTTCCCCATAACATCTCCCTGGTAGGGGTTGGTAGGGTAACGGACCTTCATCAGTATTTCTGGTTGAACAATGATCGTCCTACTCTTATGAAAGGAGAGGATGCCTTGTGTGTTGTCCCGAGCAACTATTCTATCAATCTCGATGAAGCTTTTCTTCCATATTTCTCCTCCCTGGAGCTACTGGAAACTTTTGAAAACTCCAGAAGCGGAGAAGTTGTGAGATATTTTTCGGTTTACAAACTGAAGGATTATCAGATGACGGATGAAATGCATGCTGCGAAGGGGAAATGA
- a CDS encoding 1-acyl-sn-glycerol-3-phosphate acyltransferase, which yields MGFIRIIFEKLYIAWVVFVFTFFMILYLPGILLPFLFGERYGTISYQFLKLWSWTFSKLNFIPYEIKGKENIHPGKSYVYVSNHTSSLDIPGVCLTVPTQIRPLAKKELKKIPVFGWIAKNATIIVDRSSNESRRKSMDHLKDVLKRGISILIFPEGTQNRGPEPLKPFYDGAFRIAIETQQPLLPMIILNAGKLMPPKEFTIKPGKIKIFILPEISTEGLLLSDVQALKEKVINQMSEVITQHS from the coding sequence TTGGGATTCATTCGTATCATATTTGAAAAGTTGTACATCGCATGGGTGGTATTCGTTTTCACCTTTTTCATGATCCTCTATCTTCCGGGGATTCTCCTTCCCTTTCTTTTTGGCGAACGATATGGAACGATCAGCTATCAATTCCTAAAGTTATGGTCGTGGACTTTCAGCAAGTTGAATTTTATTCCATATGAAATTAAAGGGAAAGAAAATATCCATCCTGGTAAGTCGTATGTCTATGTAAGCAATCATACCTCCTCTCTGGATATCCCGGGAGTTTGTCTCACGGTGCCGACCCAGATACGGCCTCTTGCAAAAAAAGAACTAAAGAAGATTCCGGTATTTGGATGGATTGCAAAGAACGCCACCATTATCGTAGACAGATCCAGCAATGAAAGTCGCAGAAAGAGCATGGATCACCTGAAGGATGTTCTGAAAAGAGGAATATCGATTTTGATTTTTCCGGAAGGAACTCAAAATCGCGGACCAGAACCATTGAAGCCATTCTATGACGGCGCGTTCCGCATTGCTATTGAAACTCAGCAACCACTGCTGCCAATGATCATTCTCAACGCGGGGAAACTGATGCCACCCAAGGAATTCACGATCAAGCCTGGAAAGATCAAGATATTTATATTACCAGAAATCTCAACAGAAGGATTACTGCTTTCAGATGTCCAGGCTTTAAAAGAAAAAGTAATCAATCAAATGAGTGAGGTAATCACTCAACATTCATAG
- a CDS encoding helix-turn-helix transcriptional regulator, with translation MDGISYPKIYLYRRIVQAKLFIDSHYAESINLDNIADEAFFSKYHFIRLFKKSYGKTPHHYLTSVRIHHASLLLQSGKSAIDVCHAVGFESVSSFTGLFKKIVGITPSLYQQRQLQIKTDVQKAPLKFVPNCFAEAKGWTKKSNFQEVIN, from the coding sequence ATGGACGGCATTTCTTATCCAAAAATCTACTTGTACCGTCGCATTGTTCAGGCTAAGCTATTCATCGATAGTCACTATGCAGAAAGCATTAACCTGGATAACATTGCTGATGAAGCCTTCTTCTCAAAATATCATTTTATACGCCTGTTTAAAAAATCTTACGGAAAAACACCTCATCACTACCTCACTTCCGTCCGGATTCACCATGCATCCTTGTTATTGCAATCAGGGAAGTCGGCAATTGATGTTTGCCATGCCGTCGGATTTGAAAGCGTAAGTTCTTTTACAGGATTATTTAAGAAAATTGTGGGGATAACACCGTCTCTTTATCAGCAACGTCAGCTTCAGATAAAGACTGATGTACAGAAAGCTCCACTCAAGTTTGTTCCTAATTGTTTCGCGGAAGCGAAGGGTTGGACCAAAAAAAGCAATTTTCAAGAAGTCATAAATTGA